A stretch of Mesoplodon densirostris isolate mMesDen1 chromosome 9, mMesDen1 primary haplotype, whole genome shotgun sequence DNA encodes these proteins:
- the HILPDA gene encoding LOW QUALITY PROTEIN: hypoxia-inducible lipid droplet-associated protein (The sequence of the model RefSeq protein was modified relative to this genomic sequence to represent the inferred CDS: inserted 1 base in 1 codon) yields MKHMLNLYLLGVVLTMLSIFVRLLESLEGLLESPSPGNSWTTRGQLANTEXPKGLPDHPSRGV; encoded by the exons ATGAAGCATATGTTGAACCTCTATCTCTTAGGTGTGGTGCTGACCATGCTCTCCATCTTCGTTAGACTGTTGGAGTCCCTGGAGGGCTTACTGGAGAGCCCATCTCCTGGGAATTCCTGGACCACCAGAGGTCAACTAGCCAACACAG TCCCCAAGGGCCTTCCAGACCATCCATCCAGAGGGGTGTGA